In Pedobacter sp. WC2423, the following are encoded in one genomic region:
- the argB gene encoding acetylglutamate kinase: protein MKQLTVIKIGGNVIDNSEKLHQFLVDFTALPGDKILIHGGGKIATELGNSLGIEPKLVDGRRITDIETLRVVTMVYGGLINKNMVAQLQARGCNAIGLSGADGNVIKAVKRPVKEIDFGFVGDLDEHSVSVTTLDSLLKSNLTPVLCAITHDGDSQLLNTNADTIASAVAVAMSSVYETRLVYCFEKKGVLRDVEDETSLVTEIKREDFERLQTEGIVSGGMIPKLHNAFEAIRQGVKAVYIGKADELPQIDTQGLGTRLID, encoded by the coding sequence ATGAAGCAGTTAACAGTGATAAAGATAGGTGGAAATGTAATTGATAATTCAGAGAAGCTACATCAGTTTCTCGTTGATTTTACAGCTTTACCAGGAGATAAGATCCTGATCCATGGAGGCGGTAAGATTGCCACAGAATTGGGAAACTCTCTGGGAATTGAACCTAAACTGGTTGATGGCAGAAGAATTACAGATATTGAAACCCTTCGCGTAGTGACAATGGTTTACGGAGGGCTGATTAATAAAAATATGGTAGCGCAGTTACAGGCCAGAGGATGTAATGCGATTGGATTAAGCGGAGCAGATGGCAACGTGATTAAGGCGGTAAAACGTCCTGTTAAAGAGATAGACTTTGGTTTTGTAGGTGATCTGGATGAACATTCTGTTTCGGTAACCACATTGGATAGTTTACTGAAGAGTAACCTGACTCCTGTTTTATGTGCGATTACGCATGATGGAGATAGTCAGTTGCTGAATACCAATGCAGATACGATTGCTTCGGCTGTTGCTGTCGCGATGTCTTCGGTTTATGAAACACGCCTGGTTTACTGTTTTGAGAAAAAGGGTGTTTTGCGTGATGTGGAGGACGAAACTTCGCTGGTAACAGAGATTAAAAGAGAAGATTTTGAGCGCTTACAAACCGAAGGGATAGTTTCAGGAGGGATGATCCCTAAATTACATAATGCATTTGAAGCCATCAGACAAGGAGTTAAGGCGGTCTATATTGGCAAAGCAGATGAATTACCACAGATTGATACACAGGGTCTAGGAACCCGATTAATAGATTAA
- a CDS encoding alpha/beta fold hydrolase → MKRFNLLFCALCFAAFSFAQQKTVDSWTDGKFVTVNGAKLWVVTVGQGDPVIFIAGGPGGAHPGLRSFDPLADANHQLIYFDGFGRGKSDTAKVVSAYSLQRDIEDIEGLRKALKLNKVSLLGHSYGGLVAQGYAIKYPAHVSHLILANTFHSYVMWQENDDNSNHEIKTNYPEVWADLMKIREQGAVSSDAAHQEIYGKVPYGFLYAYNPGQFVSRGRKPYPNSMNTKLYYQMVGRDGDFYVGSDIGTFDFRKQLKDLKMPILVIGGRFDRVATPWMMVKYKEYCPQAQFVMFEKSGHNPQIEEPEKEFPIINEFLKK, encoded by the coding sequence ATGAAAAGGTTCAATCTTTTATTCTGTGCGCTTTGTTTTGCCGCATTCTCTTTTGCTCAGCAAAAAACTGTAGATAGCTGGACTGATGGTAAATTTGTTACTGTCAACGGTGCTAAGTTATGGGTGGTTACTGTTGGTCAGGGTGATCCGGTTATTTTTATTGCTGGCGGCCCTGGTGGTGCACATCCTGGTTTAAGAAGTTTTGATCCTTTAGCAGACGCAAATCATCAGTTGATTTATTTTGATGGGTTTGGCAGAGGAAAATCAGATACTGCAAAAGTAGTTTCAGCTTATAGTCTGCAAAGAGATATTGAAGATATAGAAGGTTTAAGAAAAGCATTAAAACTTAATAAAGTGTCTCTTTTAGGACACTCTTACGGCGGGTTAGTTGCACAAGGATATGCCATTAAGTACCCAGCTCATGTAAGTCACCTGATCCTGGCCAATACTTTTCACAGTTATGTGATGTGGCAGGAAAATGATGACAATTCTAACCATGAGATCAAAACGAATTATCCGGAAGTCTGGGCTGACCTGATGAAAATCAGGGAGCAGGGGGCGGTTTCAAGTGATGCCGCGCATCAGGAGATTTATGGTAAAGTTCCTTATGGATTTTTATATGCGTATAATCCTGGTCAGTTTGTTTCCAGAGGCAGAAAACCTTATCCAAACAGCATGAATACTAAATTATACTATCAAATGGTAGGCAGGGATGGTGATTTTTATGTGGGAAGTGATATAGGAACTTTTGACTTCAGGAAACAGTTAAAGGATTTAAAGATGCCGATATTAGTAATTGGCGGTCGTTTCGACAGAGTAGCCACACCCTGGATGATGGTAAAGTATAAAGAATATTGTCCACAGGCACAGTTTGTAATGTTTGAGAAATCGGGTCATAATCCACAGATAGAAGAGCCGGAAAAAGAATTTCCTATCATCAATGAGTTCCTTAAGAAATAA
- the proC gene encoding pyrroline-5-carboxylate reductase: MGQFTGKIAILGSGNIGISLAKGLVKANYVQAGAITLTRRTLSHLTGFANLGYQISADNAAAVAASDVIVLAVLPQQLNQLMEQISGAIDIKRHVVISVASGVSCAAIREKLGEQLEVIRAMPNTAIAIGQSMTCVAADQASAENIAEVTRMFETVGAVVKINEDLMTAATALCACGIAFFLRGIRAASQGGVEIGFHADEALKMAVQTAKGAADLLLQMQSHPEQEIDKVTSPKGCTIAGLNEMEHNGFSSSLIKGIKLSAIKAGALYTKE; encoded by the coding sequence ATGGGACAATTTACAGGCAAGATAGCGATACTGGGCAGTGGTAATATTGGAATTTCACTAGCCAAAGGATTAGTTAAAGCGAATTATGTACAGGCAGGTGCGATTACTTTAACCAGGAGAACTTTAAGTCATTTAACCGGATTTGCAAATCTTGGTTATCAGATAAGTGCTGATAATGCTGCGGCTGTAGCGGCTTCGGATGTGATTGTTCTGGCTGTTTTACCACAGCAGCTCAATCAGCTGATGGAACAGATTTCCGGAGCGATTGATATCAAGCGGCATGTGGTGATTTCTGTGGCCTCAGGAGTGAGCTGTGCCGCAATCCGGGAGAAACTAGGGGAGCAATTAGAAGTTATTCGTGCGATGCCTAATACGGCTATCGCTATTGGCCAGTCTATGACCTGTGTAGCTGCGGATCAGGCTTCGGCAGAAAATATAGCTGAAGTAACCAGAATGTTTGAAACCGTTGGCGCAGTAGTTAAAATTAATGAAGACCTGATGACTGCTGCAACTGCTTTGTGTGCTTGTGGTATTGCTTTCTTTTTAAGAGGGATCCGTGCGGCTTCACAAGGAGGTGTAGAAATTGGGTTCCACGCAGATGAGGCACTGAAAATGGCTGTTCAGACTGCAAAAGGAGCCGCAGATTTACTGTTGCAGATGCAATCGCATCCAGAGCAGGAAATTGATAAAGTAACTTCGCCAAAGGGATGTACTATTGCAGGCTTGAATGAAATGGAGCACAATGGATTCAGTTCATCCCTGATCAAAGGCATTAAGCTTTCAGCTATAAAAGCCGGGGCATTATATACAAAAGAATAA
- a CDS encoding N-acetyltransferase, whose protein sequence is MNINDFIVQVALPEHRVFAEEICEEMAESAKARGTGIAKRSPEYVAGKMTEGKSVIAFHKDGSWAGFCYIETWSHGQFVANSGLVVSPKYRKMGLAHTIKYKIFELSRHKYPKAKIFGLTTGLAVMKINSDLGYEPVTYSELSQDEEFWKGCQSCVNFEILKSKDRKNCMCTAMLYDPATQKHDVAKKFAEELERKPKLYERFMRIKQRLVLKPKSSDDKGSLKSFLHQSVLFFK, encoded by the coding sequence ATGAATATAAACGATTTTATAGTGCAGGTTGCACTTCCTGAACATCGTGTTTTTGCAGAAGAAATCTGTGAAGAAATGGCTGAATCTGCTAAAGCACGAGGTACAGGTATCGCTAAACGCTCGCCCGAATATGTTGCGGGAAAGATGACTGAAGGTAAATCAGTTATTGCTTTCCACAAAGACGGCTCCTGGGCTGGGTTCTGTTATATTGAAACATGGAGCCATGGCCAGTTTGTGGCCAATTCAGGTTTGGTAGTCAGCCCCAAATACAGAAAGATGGGGCTTGCCCATACGATTAAGTATAAAATCTTCGAATTATCACGTCACAAATATCCTAAAGCCAAGATCTTCGGATTAACGACGGGGCTGGCAGTAATGAAAATTAACTCCGACCTGGGTTATGAACCTGTAACTTATTCAGAACTTTCACAAGATGAAGAATTCTGGAAGGGGTGTCAAAGCTGCGTGAACTTTGAGATTCTGAAAAGCAAAGACCGTAAAAACTGTATGTGTACAGCAATGCTTTACGATCCTGCAACGCAAAAACATGATGTAGCAAAGAAATTTGCTGAGGAATTAGAGCGTAAACCTAAATTATACGAGCGTTTTATGCGCATTAAACAAAGATTAGTGCTTAAGCCAAAATCATCAGATGACAAAGGAAGCTTAAAATCATTCTTACACCAATCAGTCCTATTTTTTAAATAA
- the argC gene encoding N-acetyl-gamma-glutamyl-phosphate reductase produces MKIKAGIVGGAGYTGGEMLRLLVNHEGVEIVFVHSNSNAGNLISAVHTDLLGDTDLCFTAELSSAIDVLFLCVGHGDAKKFLAANPIAAGIKIIDLSQDFRLAEAAGQDWVYGLPELNRERIQSANFIANPGCFATCIQLALLPLAAKGLLKSEVHINATTGSTGAGQSLAATSHFSWRNNNLSVYKAFEHQHLNEIGESLLQLDTDFNQELNFIPQRGDFTRGILAAVYLESDLTAEQAQTLYEDYYSGHPFTHVSSKNIDLKQVVNTNKGLVHVEKHGNKLLIISMIDNLLKGASGQAVQNMNLMFGLDERQGLKLKAAAF; encoded by the coding sequence ATGAAGATTAAAGCAGGTATAGTTGGCGGTGCCGGATATACCGGTGGTGAAATGCTGCGCCTGCTGGTTAATCATGAAGGCGTAGAAATCGTATTTGTACATAGCAACAGTAATGCTGGAAATCTGATCTCAGCTGTCCACACCGATCTTTTAGGAGATACTGACCTGTGTTTTACAGCTGAACTTTCTTCTGCCATAGACGTGCTTTTTTTATGCGTAGGCCATGGCGATGCAAAGAAATTCCTGGCTGCAAACCCTATTGCAGCTGGTATTAAAATAATAGACCTGAGCCAGGACTTCAGATTGGCTGAAGCTGCGGGTCAGGATTGGGTTTATGGTTTACCTGAACTAAACAGGGAACGTATTCAATCGGCAAACTTTATCGCAAATCCGGGTTGTTTTGCAACTTGTATCCAACTGGCTTTATTGCCACTGGCAGCAAAAGGATTATTGAAAAGTGAAGTTCATATCAATGCAACAACTGGCTCAACAGGAGCAGGACAAAGTTTGGCGGCAACTTCTCATTTTAGCTGGCGTAACAATAATCTATCTGTTTATAAGGCTTTTGAGCATCAGCATCTGAATGAAATCGGAGAAAGCCTTTTACAGCTGGATACTGACTTTAACCAGGAGCTGAACTTTATCCCGCAACGCGGAGACTTTACAAGAGGTATTCTTGCTGCGGTTTACCTGGAAAGCGATTTAACGGCAGAACAGGCACAGACTCTTTACGAAGACTATTATAGCGGACATCCTTTTACGCATGTCAGTTCAAAGAATATTGACCTTAAGCAAGTGGTGAATACGAATAAGGGTTTAGTACATGTAGAGAAACATGGCAACAAATTATTAATAATCAGCATGATTGATAATCTGTTAAAAGGAGCAAGCGGACAGGCGGTACAGAATATGAATTTGATGTTTGGATTAGACGAACGGCAAGGGTTGAAACTTAAAGCAGCTGCTTTTTAA
- the argH gene encoding argininosuccinate lyase: MKIWQKNIEVNKSIESFTVGQDRELDLQMAAFDVLGSLAHVEMLESIGLLTAAELAEIQKELKHIYAEIEAGEFKIEDTVEDVHSQVEWLLTQRIGEAGKKIHSGRSRNDQVLVDLKLFFRNRIEEMVSNSAVLFQQLITLSNTHKDKLLPGYTHLQIAMPSSFGLWFGAYAESLVDDMEMMLAAWKICNKNPLGSAAGYGSSFPLNRTMTTHLLGFENLNYNVVYAQMGRGKTERILAQAMSSVAATLAKMAMDVCLFINQNFGFIKFPDELTTGSSIMPHKKNPDVFELIRSRCNKIQALPNEIAMMTTNLPSGYHRDLQLLKENLFPSIVSLNECLEMTTYMLQHITLKEDILADKKYAYLFSVEVVNDLALKGVPFREAYQIVGETIENGTFVPGVQVNHTHEGSIGNLCNPEIEVMMETILDQFNFEKTKLAIQSLLA; this comes from the coding sequence ATGAAAATCTGGCAAAAAAATATAGAAGTAAATAAAAGTATTGAGAGTTTTACTGTAGGTCAGGACAGGGAACTGGATTTACAAATGGCGGCTTTTGATGTGTTAGGTTCTCTGGCACACGTAGAAATGCTGGAAAGTATCGGTTTACTGACTGCTGCTGAGCTTGCTGAAATACAAAAAGAGCTGAAGCATATTTACGCTGAAATTGAGGCTGGAGAGTTTAAGATTGAAGATACAGTAGAGGATGTACATTCGCAGGTTGAATGGTTACTGACACAGCGTATTGGGGAAGCTGGTAAGAAGATTCATAGTGGAAGATCGCGTAATGACCAGGTTTTAGTAGATCTGAAATTGTTTTTCAGAAACAGAATTGAAGAGATGGTCAGCAATTCTGCGGTCTTGTTTCAGCAGTTAATTACCTTAAGCAATACACATAAAGACAAATTGTTACCGGGTTATACGCATTTGCAGATTGCAATGCCTTCTTCTTTTGGGCTTTGGTTTGGCGCTTATGCGGAAAGCTTAGTGGATGATATGGAAATGATGCTGGCAGCCTGGAAGATCTGTAATAAAAATCCTTTAGGTTCGGCTGCGGGTTATGGTTCTTCTTTTCCATTGAACAGAACGATGACTACTCATCTTTTAGGTTTTGAGAACCTGAATTATAATGTGGTTTATGCACAGATGGGCAGAGGGAAAACGGAAAGGATACTGGCTCAGGCAATGTCTTCTGTGGCAGCTACCCTGGCTAAAATGGCGATGGATGTATGTTTGTTTATCAATCAGAACTTTGGTTTTATCAAATTTCCTGATGAATTGACTACTGGTTCGAGTATTATGCCACATAAAAAGAATCCGGATGTGTTTGAACTGATCCGTTCAAGATGTAATAAGATTCAGGCATTGCCGAATGAGATTGCAATGATGACCACTAATCTGCCCTCAGGCTATCACCGTGACCTGCAATTATTGAAAGAGAACCTTTTTCCTTCGATTGTTTCTTTAAACGAATGTCTGGAAATGACAACCTATATGTTACAGCATATTACGCTGAAGGAAGATATATTGGCAGATAAGAAGTATGCTTATTTGTTTAGTGTAGAAGTGGTTAATGATTTGGCTTTAAAGGGTGTTCCTTTTAGAGAAGCTTATCAGATAGTGGGAGAGACGATTGAAAATGGTACCTTTGTACCAGGAGTTCAGGTAAATCACACCCATGAAGGCAGCATAGGAAATCTTTGTAATCCGGAAATTGAAGTGATGATGGAAACTATTCTCGACCAGTTTAATTTTGAAAAAACAAAGTTAGCTATTCAAAGCTTGCTAGCTTAA
- a CDS encoding M20 family metallo-hydrolase, producing MIETLQKDSLELLKNLISIQSFSKEEDKTADLIGQFLQERGIKIHRKLNNIWAYNLHFDASKPTVLLNSHHDTVKPNSGYTRDPYEPKIEDGKLYGLGSNDAGGCLVSLIATFLYFYAQEDLAYNICLATTAEEEISGNNGLECIIPDLGELAFAIVGEPTEMQLAIAERGLLVLDCTVTGKAGHAAREEGDNAIYKALKDIEWFRNYRFAKVSEVFGALKMSVTIINAGSQHNVVPATCTFTVDVRVTDAYSNEEVLRIIRTNVDCDVKARSVRLKPSSIDKEHPLVQSGIALGRTTYGSPTTSDQALLSIPSVKVGPGDSARSHMADEYVFIKEIAEGIELYIDMLKPVISGK from the coding sequence ATGATAGAGACGCTGCAAAAAGATAGTTTGGAATTGTTGAAGAATCTGATCAGTATTCAATCTTTCAGTAAGGAAGAGGACAAAACTGCTGATCTGATCGGGCAATTTTTGCAGGAACGGGGAATTAAAATCCACCGTAAGCTGAATAATATCTGGGCTTACAATCTGCATTTCGATGCCAGTAAACCTACGGTGCTTTTAAATTCGCACCATGATACGGTAAAGCCAAACTCTGGTTATACGAGAGATCCTTATGAACCGAAAATAGAAGATGGAAAGTTATATGGACTGGGAAGTAATGATGCAGGAGGCTGCCTGGTTTCCCTGATTGCTACCTTTTTGTATTTCTATGCGCAGGAAGATCTGGCTTACAATATCTGTTTAGCGACTACCGCCGAGGAAGAAATTTCAGGGAACAATGGACTGGAATGTATAATTCCTGATCTTGGGGAACTGGCATTTGCTATTGTTGGTGAGCCGACAGAAATGCAGCTTGCAATTGCAGAAAGAGGATTGTTAGTACTGGATTGTACGGTTACCGGAAAAGCTGGCCATGCGGCAAGAGAAGAAGGTGATAATGCAATTTATAAGGCATTGAAAGATATTGAATGGTTCAGGAATTATCGTTTCGCAAAAGTATCTGAAGTATTCGGGGCCTTGAAAATGTCAGTTACGATTATCAATGCCGGCTCTCAGCACAATGTAGTGCCTGCAACTTGTACGTTTACTGTAGATGTACGGGTTACTGATGCGTACAGCAATGAAGAAGTGCTGCGGATTATCCGCACCAATGTGGATTGCGATGTCAAAGCACGTTCTGTACGGTTAAAACCTTCCTCAATTGATAAAGAGCATCCGCTGGTTCAGTCTGGTATTGCATTGGGCAGAACTACTTATGGTTCGCCAACTACATCCGATCAGGCTTTATTAAGTATTCCTTCTGTAAAAGTAGGGCCAGGTGATTCTGCACGGTCACATATGGCGGATGAATATGTATTCATTAAGGAGATCGCTGAAGGAATAGAACTCTACATTGATATGCTTAAACCGGTGATCAGCGGGAAATAA
- a CDS encoding aspartate aminotransferase family protein: MNLFDVYPLNDIEIVKASGSAVWDANGQEYLDLYGGHAVISIGHTHPHYVKRLTDQLNKVGFYSNSVKIPLQVELAEKLGKVSGKTDFQLFLCNSGAEANENALKLASFYNGRKKVIAFKGAFHGRTSLAVAATDNPKIIAPVNSTDHIVFLPFNDEDALKQAFAAYGEEISAVIIEGIQGVGGIKEAAVSFLQLIRTLCDEYNAVYIADSVQCGYGRTGIFYSHDYAGVNADVYTMAKGMGNGFPVAGISIAPKFTAWHSMLGTTFGGNHLACAAALAVLEVMEQDQLMENAAKIGDYLIAELKKIEEIREVRGRGLMIGIELPEELSQVKKNLLFKQFIFTGEAKPNVIRLLPALNLTKAQADQFLENFKIAIKG; this comes from the coding sequence ATGAACTTATTCGATGTATACCCTTTAAATGATATAGAAATTGTTAAAGCGTCTGGTAGTGCCGTATGGGATGCCAATGGGCAGGAATATCTTGATCTTTACGGTGGACATGCCGTAATTTCTATTGGTCATACGCACCCTCACTATGTAAAACGTTTAACAGACCAGTTGAACAAAGTAGGATTTTACTCTAATTCAGTGAAAATACCTTTGCAGGTGGAGCTTGCTGAGAAACTGGGTAAAGTTTCTGGAAAGACTGATTTTCAGCTATTTCTTTGTAATTCTGGTGCTGAGGCCAATGAAAATGCTTTAAAACTGGCTTCTTTCTATAATGGAAGAAAAAAAGTGATCGCTTTTAAAGGAGCTTTTCACGGCCGTACATCCCTAGCGGTTGCGGCAACGGATAACCCTAAAATTATTGCGCCGGTCAACAGCACAGATCATATCGTTTTTCTGCCCTTCAATGATGAGGATGCCTTGAAACAGGCTTTCGCAGCATATGGAGAAGAAATCAGCGCTGTGATTATTGAAGGCATACAAGGTGTTGGCGGAATTAAAGAAGCTGCTGTAAGCTTCCTTCAACTAATCCGCACATTATGTGACGAATATAATGCAGTTTATATCGCTGATAGTGTTCAATGTGGTTATGGCAGGACAGGCATATTTTATTCTCATGATTATGCCGGGGTAAATGCCGATGTATACACTATGGCCAAAGGAATGGGAAATGGATTTCCTGTAGCGGGAATTTCTATTGCTCCTAAATTTACAGCGTGGCATTCTATGCTGGGCACTACTTTTGGCGGAAACCACCTGGCTTGCGCAGCTGCATTAGCTGTACTGGAAGTCATGGAACAAGATCAGCTGATGGAAAATGCAGCAAAAATTGGTGATTATTTAATTGCTGAACTTAAAAAGATCGAAGAAATCCGTGAAGTAAGAGGACGTGGTTTAATGATCGGTATTGAGCTTCCTGAAGAACTTTCACAGGTTAAAAAGAACTTGCTGTTCAAGCAATTCATCTTTACAGGAGAAGCCAAACCAAATGTGATCAGATTATTGCCTGCGCTTAATCTGACCAAAGCACAAGCAGATCAATTTTTAGAAAACTTTAAAATTGCTATAAAAGGATGA
- the argG gene encoding argininosuccinate synthase, giving the protein MKKKVVLAFSGGLDTSFCCIHLAQDRGLEVHSVIVNTGGFSDEELQEIEKRAYALGVASHAVVDETANYYDGCIKYLVFGNVLKNATYPLSVSAERVSQATAIANYVKKIGADYVAHGSTGAGNDQVRFDMIFNIIIPNVEIITPIRDLKLSREAEIEYLSKHGVEYSAEKARYSINKGLWGTSVGGKETLTSNETLPEEAWPTQVSETKSRKIELTFEKGELVALDGEQLEPVKAIQKLQAIAQPYGIGRDIHVGDTIIGIKGRVGFEAAAPMVIIKAHHTLEKHTLTKWQLSWKEQLASFYGNWLHEGQFHDPIMRNIEAFLADTQHTVSGKVFVELLPYRFQIIGIESKHDLMSNKFGSYGEMNNAWSGEDVKGFSKIFGNQVMIWHKVNGNED; this is encoded by the coding sequence ATGAAAAAGAAAGTAGTTTTAGCTTTTAGCGGAGGTTTAGATACTTCATTTTGCTGTATTCACCTGGCTCAGGACCGTGGACTGGAAGTTCATTCGGTCATTGTTAATACAGGTGGTTTTTCTGATGAAGAATTACAGGAAATCGAAAAAAGAGCTTACGCTTTAGGGGTGGCCTCTCATGCTGTAGTTGATGAAACTGCAAATTATTACGATGGCTGTATTAAATACCTGGTATTTGGTAATGTATTGAAAAATGCAACTTATCCACTTTCTGTAAGTGCTGAACGTGTAAGCCAGGCTACTGCCATAGCAAATTATGTTAAAAAAATAGGTGCTGATTATGTAGCACACGGAAGTACTGGAGCTGGTAATGATCAGGTACGTTTTGATATGATCTTTAATATTATCATTCCTAACGTAGAGATTATCACACCAATCAGAGATTTGAAATTATCCCGCGAAGCGGAAATAGAATATTTAAGTAAACACGGAGTTGAATATAGCGCTGAAAAAGCAAGATATTCTATCAACAAAGGTTTATGGGGTACATCAGTAGGAGGAAAAGAAACTTTAACTTCTAACGAGACTTTACCAGAGGAAGCATGGCCAACACAAGTTTCTGAAACTAAGAGCCGCAAAATTGAGCTTACTTTTGAAAAAGGAGAACTGGTTGCCCTGGATGGTGAGCAATTAGAACCGGTAAAAGCGATTCAGAAATTACAGGCGATTGCACAACCTTATGGGATTGGACGTGATATCCATGTTGGAGATACAATCATTGGAATTAAAGGACGTGTAGGTTTTGAAGCTGCCGCACCAATGGTGATTATCAAAGCACACCATACTTTAGAAAAACATACTTTAACAAAATGGCAGTTGTCATGGAAAGAGCAATTGGCTTCTTTTTATGGAAACTGGCTGCATGAAGGTCAATTCCATGATCCGATCATGCGTAACATTGAAGCTTTCCTTGCAGATACACAACATACGGTAAGCGGAAAAGTATTTGTAGAGTTATTGCCATACAGATTCCAGATCATCGGTATCGAATCTAAACATGATTTGATGAGCAATAAATTTGGCAGCTACGGAGAAATGAACAATGCATGGAGCGGTGAGGATGTTAAAGGGTTCTCTAAAATATTTGGTAACCAGGTAATGATCTGGCATAAAGTGAACGGAAATGAAGATTAA
- a CDS encoding acetylornithine carbamoyltransferase — MNQFTSVNDVEDIGQLVKDALALKRNPYADQQLGKNKTLGLVFLNPSLRTRLSTQKAAINLGMSVMVMNMDKEGWALETEDGVVMNGTTVEHIREAAAVMGQYCDILGLRSFPKLVNREEDYNEDFFNKFIKYCGVPVVSLESATRHPLQSLADLVTIKETWKGTTKPKVVLAWAPHIKALPQAVPNSFAEWMCKAQQEDMLDFTIVQPEGYELSEDFTSGAHITNNLEEALAGADYIYVKNWSSYKEYGKILPYPEGWMLNNELLKGTNDAKVMHCLPVRRDLELSSEILDGPNSLVVHEAGNRLWAAQAVLKGLLQKLS; from the coding sequence ATGAACCAGTTCACTTCAGTAAACGATGTTGAAGACATCGGCCAATTAGTAAAAGATGCTCTTGCTTTAAAGCGCAATCCTTATGCAGATCAGCAGTTAGGAAAAAACAAGACGCTTGGACTTGTTTTTCTGAATCCAAGCCTGCGTACCCGCTTAAGTACCCAGAAAGCAGCCATTAATTTAGGAATGAGTGTAATGGTGATGAATATGGATAAAGAGGGATGGGCACTGGAAACTGAAGACGGCGTGGTCATGAACGGGACTACTGTAGAGCATATCCGCGAAGCAGCAGCAGTAATGGGGCAGTATTGTGATATACTGGGACTTCGTTCTTTTCCAAAACTGGTAAACAGGGAGGAAGATTACAACGAAGATTTCTTTAATAAGTTTATCAAATATTGCGGTGTTCCTGTGGTAAGTTTAGAAAGTGCTACCCGTCACCCTTTGCAAAGTCTGGCGGATCTGGTAACGATTAAAGAAACCTGGAAAGGAACAACTAAACCTAAAGTGGTTTTGGCCTGGGCTCCGCATATCAAGGCTTTGCCACAAGCAGTTCCAAACTCTTTTGCAGAATGGATGTGTAAAGCGCAGCAGGAGGATATGCTGGACTTTACAATTGTTCAGCCTGAAGGGTATGAACTTTCCGAAGATTTTACATCAGGTGCCCATATTACGAACAACCTGGAGGAAGCATTGGCAGGTGCAGATTATATTTATGTAAAAAACTGGTCCAGTTATAAAGAATACGGTAAAATCCTGCCTTACCCCGAAGGATGGATGCTGAACAATGAACTTTTAAAAGGCACAAATGATGCAAAAGTGATGCATTGTTTACCGGTTAGAAGGGATCTGGAGCTTTCGTCTGAGATACTGGACGGGCCAAATTCTTTAGTAGTCCATGAGGCGGGAAATCGCTTATGGGCAGCACAGGCAGTTTTGAAAGGTCTGTTACAAAAGCTATCTTAG